Below is a window of Prunus dulcis unplaced genomic scaffold, ALMONDv2, whole genome shotgun sequence DNA.
ATCTTGACATCCGAGTTGTTCGAGTCTACCCGAGGCATTATTATTTGAAGATTCTGTCAACTTGACATGCACGTCATCGGGTATGGCAGAGGCAAAGGTAAAGCGCCACTTTTGGAACAGAGTCTTGAACGTGATGGGATGCAAGTTTGCCACAAATCTCTTCTTGAACACCTTGGAACCGTCTCATAAATATAAGGGCACTTGCGAGTTAGATCACCGACTACCCTTATTAGAAGACATGATGAGTGAAAAGCtgcaaaaaaatgaagaaaattccAAGGAAAATAGCAAGTCAGAACTATAATTGGtggtataaaaaaacaaacggGAGGAGACAAGCGGCCTGAGCCGTAGCACCCAAGCAAGCCGCGACACAgctccaacaaaaaaataaaataaaatagcagCTTCCTCCAGCAGAAGCCGACGACCACTATGGCAGCAGCCGACGACCGCGACCTTGGCACAACCAACATAGGCTAGTCCCGTGGTCAGTTGAAGCACGCAAGCCAATTGGCTCGTGTAGATAAGGAACAAAGAAATAATGGAGCAGCCACAACTTCCACTGCCAGCTGCGGCAGCAACTGCTCAACCCTGAGTTCACAGCTGGCCTCGCAGCGCAGCCAGTTCGCGCAGTCACAACAACAACTCGCCATTCTTTGCTGTCATAATGACAACCAGCCATTCTttgcatgaaatttttttttttttaaaaaaaaatctactaCAACCCTAAACCCAAGCAAGCCGCTACATAGCTctagcaaaaaaaaagaaaagcttccGCCAGCAAAAGCCGACGACCACCATGGCAGCAGCCTCCTCCGGTGACCTCGGCACAACCAACATAGGCTGATGCTGCGGTCAGTTGGAACACGCAAGCCAGTTGGCTCGTGCAgataagaaacaaagaaacaatgGAGCAGCCACAACTCCCGTAGCCAACAGCGACAGCAACCATGACCGCTCAGTCCCGAGTTCACGGCTGGCCTTGCAGCACAGCCAATTTGCGCAGTCACAACGACAACCAGCCGTTCTTCGCagtgaaccaaaaaaaaaaactcctgCAACCACCATGGTCGTCGTATCACGACGACAACCAATTGGGCCCCGCCAACTAGTCCTCGCCCatgaagaaaaatcaaagaagaagaaaaaaggcatGACTTATCTTGGGAAACTCCTCTCCTCAACAAGCAGTACACTCCTCCAAGATCTCTCTCACAagctagaaagtagagaaaGACAAGTTAGTAATTTGAAAATGAGTGAAGAAAAGCCTTGTATTTATGGTAGTTGGGTATACTTGACCTAGAAGGAATCACAAGCTTATTCCAACTGGGAGCCTAATTCCAAGAAGAAGTCAAAAGCCTACTCCAATTGGGAGCCTAACTTGCAAAAGGATCTCAACTTACAAAAAGAAGCCTAGATGCAGTTGGAAAGCCCAATAAATATTTGGGACATTTTGAAAAAGgacaaaggagagagaaatattttgaaaagaagccaaaatggacaaaaatggccttatttatttttggatttcctaagtTATCccttacatttgcatgtcattggtttgaaagttgaggggtttttctgtatttttttggaaaagttttggctttttccaaaagtgaaagttttttttatggcTAAAACCTATATTTACTTAAATATTTCACATTTACTCCATGCCTCATaagcgccatgcagaagctggggacATTTATGGGAACACATATTTCGGCAGCCAATAAGAAGATGACACGTGGAAAAAATGAATATTCCTTAGGCCAACTAATTACCCTAATTAAATCCTATTTAATTAGGGaattatctttgatttaaGATAGGAATATCTCCCTAAATCAAGGAACCAATTTCCAGCAAATCTCTTTGATTAATTCCTATCACCTTTTTGGGTAAAAATAatcctaattaaataaggattaTTCTTCAAACCCTAGTGAAGCAAGGGgtctataaatacatggtTACACAACACGCATGAGGTAATTCCAAAACCATCTgaatccctctctctctctctctctctctctctctcacgccACACTCTCCTCTCTCCTGCGGCTCTGGCCACCCTCACATATGGCTCCAGCCACTCGGTTTTCTCGTATCGTAGAGAAAACTCTGACATTCTCTgttatttttatatctttcTCAAAATCAtctaactgacttaggcatcgaagGGCCTTTGGCTAACACTCCTTgagtgtggtctatttactccaaccTTTTTCGCAGAAATAGAGGAAGAATAGATAGAAGGAAGCTCGAAGGGTGAAGAATCTCTCGTAAATATTATCCTGTGAAAATTTTGCTCAAACATGGCTCCAGCCACTCGGTTTTCTCATATCGTAGAGAAAACTCTGACATTCTCtgttatttttgtatctttctCAAGATCATCTAACTGACGTAGGCATTAAAGGGCATTTGGCTAAAACTCCTTgagtgtggtctatttactctaACCTTTTTCgcaggaatcgaggaagaaTAGATAGAAGGAAGCTCGAAGGGTGAAGAATCTCTCGTAAATATTCTCTCGTGAAAATTTTGCTCAAACATGGTGTTAAGGTCAAAATCCCTTGCCAATTCATTGAACACGTGCCCCTAAACTAAAATGGAAGATGGAAATTAGCAAGGGATTTGACCTTAATACCCCTCCAGGCCTAACGACAATCAGACGAATTTGACGGAAATTGGGCAGTGTCTTCGAAATGTTTGGAATTTGAAATCATAGGGGTAAAagtgatcaaattgaaaccataGGGACCTTAGTGGTAAAAGTCGTAAACCATAGGGACCAAAAGTGAATTTTTGCAACAAAAAATGGTTCAAAATCACGCCCCTAACACGTGACTACTAAGCTGTTTGTTGACTACGCCATTTTCCCAAACAGCAACCAAATAgactaagagagagagagagttaccaCAGGAGAGGCAGAGAGAGATGGCGCTGAGAGCAGCCCTACTGCGGCACGTGCGAATTCCGgcacaaaccctaaacccagCCCTAACCCTAACCGGAGGAAAATGGGGCCCACCTTCTCTCCGGTGGATGTCATCGCACGACGATCATCTCACCAAATCCGAGGTCACCGAGAGAGTCCTCTCTGTTGTCAAGAGCTTCCCAAAAGTCGAT
It encodes the following:
- the LOC117613299 gene encoding acyl carrier protein 1, mitochondrial-like, producing the protein MALRAALLRHVRIPAQTLNPALTLTGGKWGPPSLRWMSSHDDHLTKSEVTERVLSVVKSFPKVDPSTVTSDVHFQKDLGLDSLDNVEIVMALEEEFKLEIPDKEADKIDSTNLAIEYIYNHPMAG